ttattgtatggtcccccatgaacagaatcccacaaaacttggcatacatCCAGAGGgtatcataatgatcctacactttaaattccgtgcagttttgaacctgtcagccaaatatacctgcgattacaatgtttaatttttgctttttcatttttaactaggtggcgctatacatcaaatgagtggctatgggatgggttgtcatggcccctggaggccaacatacaaaaaaatggtcatcctaggctctacagttctcgagatattcacagaaaactgtgcccggccatctacaggccagttggtacagtacagtcactaaatgtacacataaattcatttattgtatggccccctgTAAacagaattccacgaaacttggcatgcattcagagggtgtcataataatcctccaattgtgtgcagtttcgcacacacaaataaagatacacgcacacacacatacaggcacgcacggccatgcacacacacatgcacacacacgcaggcacacacacagacacgcaaacactcacacgcacacacaggaggaggagTCCTCCTCATTGCGTTTTAGCAGATATAAGTTTGCATGTAAGTGTTCTTACCCTTTCATGGTCTGCATTTCTGTGATGGTCTCTGGTAGGGCTTTTCCATATGTCTCCGGTAACAGTAGACAGAGAAGGCCTCCAAAGATGGCCAGGCTCCCCATTATAATATAAGGCAGGAACTTGTAAATTTTCCCTGAAAGGACAATGAGGTCATGCATAAGGTCGTGTAggtctgttttgttttaaaaactATGAAGGTTACCTAATATCAGACAGTGTGATGTTACCCAAGCAGTGTGAAGTTACCCAAGAAATACTGACTAGTTTCTTGTAGGCCTTGGACTACGAACCCTGGAAGTGTCATTGCAAGGCATTTTTACTACATTGTGcactcaatttagtaaattgtgtgctCGTTTTACTAGTGTACTCATTTTAATATATTGCTCTCATTTCTCtgaaatgaacaaactatttactaaattgtgcatgcaatctagtaaaatgagagcacTTTCTCAtgatatacaaaaaaaatattttctcaaGATAACTTAAGGTTATAGTTGATTGATAGCAGTTGTAGATCGACCCACTTTCACCACAGACCTGATTCGTCTTCATGCTAAAACATTTAGCAAAATATGACTTCAATTACAGTTCCGCAATTACTGTTACTGTGCAAAATTACTTTAGACATGATTATTACAATTTCAGCCACATCCTTGCTGAAGTGAAGTGTTTATGACTATTCTATGACTATTTGGTTACacttcactttttttttaagtatatttttttgggctatttatgccttttaatgacaggacagtggagaatgacaggaagtgagtgggagagagagttggggtgggatccggaaaggaccacggggcaggaatcgaacccgggtcgccggcgtacggtgcaggtgccccagccagttgcgccacagctagatcctggttacactttacttgacagtgtcgacataagagtgacatgacactgtcatgaacgtgtcataaacaaggcataaacgtttatgacataacgcttcggGTATGGTTAGGTTTGTGTTCAtggcagtgtcatgtcactcttatgtcgatactttcaagtaaagtgttaccgactaTTCTATGACTATTTCTACGACTATTTCTATGACTATTCTATGACTATTTATATGCTCTGCAAATGCGCTTCAATTACACATCCAGTGTAGCAGCTGTAACtactgtctatctatctatcgccCTGTATCTCAACCAGATAACCAGAGGATGTTTACTCACCCAAGTAAATgatgaaggaggagaggatggaggcaATGCGGGCGGCTGTTGAGCAGATGCCCATGGCAGTGTTTCTCAGCACGGTGGGGAAGAGCTCTGAGGTCACAGAGTAGACCACGCAGAACGCTGCCGTGATGCCAAACTTACCCACCATCTCAAAGAATATGGCCAAGTCAGGTAAGTctggaaaacacaaacacagatgggAACTATAGGGAGATTCACAGCGCTGACTGACTGATATTGTATCAATCAGACATTGTAtctagacagatagacagacagacaaactgaTAGTTAGATGTTtatgtttgtccatctgtccatgtgtttgtctgtccgtCTGCCCATTCATCTGTCCACTCTTTGTCTCTTGCCTGTGGGGATGAAGCATATGAAGAGGACAATGGCGCCCCCTAGCAGCAGGGTGGAGGACTGGCACACATGGCGGGAGCAGAACTTTAGCAGGAGCATGGCGATGATGTAGGCGGGCACCTCCACCACGGCCGACAGGAAGGCGTTGAGGTAGGGGCTTCCGGCCAGGTTTGAGGTGTTCAGGATCAGGCTGAAGTAGGCAAGAGTGATGACCATCCTACAAccaacagcacaacacacagttCATACACATTCACTATGACTTTGGATGAGATGTCCGAACTATTGGATGAGATGTCCACACTATTGGATGAGATGTCCGCACTGTTGGATGATATGTTGGATGAGATGTCCGTACTATTGGATGAGATGTTGGATGAGATGTCCGCACTTTTGGATGAGATGTTGGATGAAATGTCTGCACTATTGGATGAGATGTCCGCACTTTTGGATGAGATGTTGGATGAGATGTCCGCACTATTGGATGAGATGTTGAATGAGATGTCCGCACTTTTGGATGAGATGTTGGATGAGATGTCCACACTATTGGATGAGATGAGATGTCCACACTATTGGATGAGATGTTCACACTTATGGACGAGATGTCCGCACTATTGGATGAGATGTCCGATGAGATGTCCGCACTATTGGATGAGATGTCCGATGAGATGTTCGCACTATTGGACAAGATGTCCGCACTATTGGATGGGATGTCCGCACTATTGGATGAGATGTCCGCACTATTGGACGAGATGTCCGCACTATTTGATGCACTATATCTGTGAGAGAGCAGGTCAGCCATCATCCAAACTAACTGCATTTGATATTTGATACCTTTAATAAGGTACATCAGGTGGTTTCAATCATTCAATCATTgttcattaataataataatagtaataataagttacatttatatagcgacTTTCTTAACACTCAAGGTCGATTTACAGaagtcaaaacaaaacaaaaaaactaagATTTTTTTTATGAATCAATGAGTAGGCAGGTCTCCATTCAGCTCGTTTGCATAATATGCACATTAATACAAATTTGGCTGAAGAAtatgcacatctgtgtgtgtttcctgcgtTATGGTAAAGGATATTATCCTAATATAGGTAAGAGTTCCCATCAATTTTAATCATGTTTAGAGCCCGACCAATATGGGATTTTAAAGACCGATAAACGATATTAATTTTcaacaaacacaatgtaaaaatgtgttctaatatttagcatattgaaaagttctgatcaaggtgggatattgtgtttaaataggcctaactatctGGTACCAAAGGCAAGGAAAGGAAAGTCAGTTAAACTTCATCCATCATTTTAATAACATTTCATgtattttcttaatattcacaacaagtaaattaataaattaaaAGTGATGGTGGTCCAATAGCGGACCAGAAGTGGCATGCCACCGGTGGTCCGCTATCTGcaaatctgattttgctatctgggttgtGACTGGACCCGCGCACCGGACCCATGGAGCACTTGACAAAAAGGCAGACACTCTATCTACTGTAGGTCCGGACAGTGGGCTAGAAATCCTGACGAATGGTCACCCTAGACAAACAATGGCTATTAGCTAACGCTATTGTTGTGGCTAACTACCTTAGCTACATGGTCAGAAAATGTATggaatgacagtcgaaagagaaAATTATAGTGCTGTTGTTAAGTTACTCGGTATAACCGCGTTTATGTTTCACAAATACACCAACAATCAAGTTAGCCTCCcccactcaaccaatgctaacattATTTTACTGTTGGACGTAACGTTAAGCTGGAAAGACAATACTGGACATTTAGATGAAGGATCACTATTTGGCTGTCCTTtactttattttaaaataattatTGGTTGTTATAAACGCCAATACCGATAGGTCAGCAAATAGCTAATATCAGCTGATAATAtcgacacacacatttatcggtcgggctctaatCACATTGTATCTTAAGCAAATCGAGTTAATTCACCCCCCTCTAGTGATATATATGCACGTTAGAAGAGTGAATGCATATTTCAAGTTTTTCCAGTCAGGATTTGTTATTCAAATAGTTAAAATGTTCATTAACAAGTTTAATGGAAACCTGCTTTAGTTTTAACAATTGTCCAGTACGTAGTTGCTGAAACTCACCATAACACGGCACAGATTCCTACTATTGAACAGACATTGACGCTTCTCAGCACATCAAGAATTGAgtattttttctctttatttccgAGGAAGTTTTCAATCTGTTGGGGTAGATATAATCACATCTGACACTtaaaagagggaaagaaggacAGCATTGTTTTAGTTGAAGAAAGTAAGCTCTGGCAGAAGCTTATTATACTTATTCATTTGTCTGTCACTGTTATCTAAAGTAACTTACATAGGCTACGTCATTTCTTACAAGGGCCAGtttccccagagcaactcggcTTGCTCAAGGGCTCAATGGTGGCACCCGGGAATGCGGTTTATGTCGAATGTAAAAAGCCTACACCGGAAAACAGGTCTAATCACATCCACTTGTCAAGCGGTAACAGTGATTCTGACACATAGACGGTAAAAATTATAAATAAGCGTTCACCCATAATTGATCAGCGACTACCATAAATGTTCAGTGTCATCACTGGCTTAAAGAAAACATAGTTTTTTGAGTATTTTTTGGGCAATAGCAGAATGCTGTCAGAAATTGGCCGTTTTATAATTTACAGTGATAAGTGTAGGCCTTTAGGCAATATTTAAAACAGTGGTATCTGTTTGGACCACTGATtaagtttgatactcaattcagttTTGATGGTTGTAAAAAATGTCTTCATATGCTTTtgtacaaaacaaaaacatatgaTATAAAACTGAATTAACAAAGCAGGTTAACTGGATTTAAACTATTACCAATTTGCTGATCGCTGTCAGAATAAATGCTACCTCTCAACAATCGGATGTGATTAGACCTGTTTTCCTGTATACTGTAGCCTTCTGACGTTCGGCATAAACCGTATTGCAGTTTGCATTGCAGTAACTGCCTGTTCAGTTTActgaaatcaagcagtattaGTTTAgaagtattttttattattattgtgcttattattattattattattattatttatacccATCTTTGGATTTCCGAACTTATTGTGAGTATTATTATCCATTTTAACTCTTTTTTACTATTGTAGTTAGCATCTCTGATTTTGTCATCATGGCCAGCATGTTCACATTTCGCTGCTAGTCCTAAAGTTATACATAGCTCTATGTGTGCCAAATATACTTGAACTCCGTCCTATACTTCCAAACTAGAAGTAATCTCCTCTAAATGATTAACCCAGACTAGAAAGGCCACCGCCAGAATGGCCCTGGAAAGCAGACGGTTATACAGCAGTGGCTTACCTCATCAGGTGTGAAAATGACCTGGGGCACGGTGACCTTGTTCATCCTGGCTGCATCTCTCAGTATGGCCTcagcctcctccactctcccccGGGACAGAAGCCAGCGGGGCGACTCGGGAATCAGCCTGGTAGAggcgggagaggagaggagaggggtggttATTCCTGTTATGTTACAGGTTAGGTTTTCATCCTTATTGAGGAGAGTGAAACAGAGGACAGGAGAGCCTAACAACATGCCTTCACACAACCCTCAACAGTATGCCCtttcacacagacaacacaaaggCATGGCATGCAGCTTTTTGTAAACACTTTGGATATACCACCAAAAAGGGAATCTGCAACGGATGACAGATCGGTCTTTGATaatgaaaacaaacagcaaGAGAGCAAATTCCTCATTATGAATAAAAAATGGCACACTTATGGTGCAGGGTCAAGCTGTCCTCAGTTCGTTTGAGAATGttttaagataagataagataagacaaGACTTTATTTAATCCCGCACTGGGGATTTTACTTGTTACAACAGCCCAGAAGACAGATCCAACAAATTAAAAAGGTTTTTGTCTGCTGGGTTGTCACTTTTGATATCAACTGGATATCAAAAGTTCTACTGGAGTTAGAgttctgttgtgtgttgctGCCATGGTAACGGTGTGTGCCTGGTTCGTTTCGTGGTCCCATGTAACATTAATGTCAAACTTGATGTTCTATTCAACAATTTGTCTTTGGCAATGGACTATGAAAGCCTACAGCTCCACGACATCTGTCAGCAGCAATTTGTTTTTGTCAAGCAACACTTGTCGCCTGGACTATAAATTAATTCTATTCATTTTTTTCTATactttttttgtatatttatcGTTTTTGCTTTATACAGATGGGACAGTGAAGACTGACAgtaagcgagtgggagagagtcaTGAGATGGGATTAGGACATGATACGTGGGGCGCGTTCGTCTCCAGTGAGCTCTTGGACCCAAATGTGGTACGGATGCTCGTTGCAACTGCTTGCGCCAAAGCTCCTCCACCACCCAAAACACTTTTTATATATTACATTAAACACAGTTGATCTGGATAGAGTAGTACAGTGCTGTTGCTCACCACCACAGAGGAACGTAGAGCAGTCTAATTGATCTGGATAGAGTAGTAGAAGGCTCTCACCACCACAGAGGAACGTAGAGCACTCCAGATGCCGCCATGGCAGCCACCAGCCACCGCCACTGGCGCAGGAAGTAGGCCACGGGCGGCATGGCCATGTAGCCCAGCCCCGAGCTCATGAACACGCCCAGGGAGCTGAAGACCACGCGCTCCGCTGGACCCAAGGTCTCGCAGCCTGGACCACACAGAGgggacagagggacagagagagggagagagaggagagaagagagaggagagaacgagggaaatagggagaggagagaagagagacacagGGGGAGAAATatggagcgagagaaagagatgagagaaagaaggaaatagGGAAATGGGGAGAGAGACATGGGGGTAAGGAGAGAGAtataagagagagacacagagggagagagagagagaaatagggagagatagtgatagagagaaatagagagagggagagagagaaacaaactaAGATACATATTTTTTGCTCAGATTTTGCACATGATTAAATCAGCTTTAGTTAgccttttcacttttttataagtgtattttttgggcttttcatTTGATAGGGCAGTGAAGAGACTGACAAGTGTGAGGTCACAACTCTGGGCcacagagaagggagaggaggcaCCCCTATGTGCCTCTGGGAAAGACACACTGATAGCTTGCCAATGTAATCTATAGTTATACAACCCGAATTCCGAAAAAATTGGGACGCTTTGTAAAATGTGGATAAAAACACAAATCATGTCAACCctatatttaattgagaatagttcacagacaacatatcaactgttgaaggagataaatgtttttttggaaaatatatgttaatttagAATTTAATGCTAGCAACACGTCTCAAAAAAGTTGAGACGGCATTTTTACCACTGTGttccttcacctcttcatttaacaacataTTAATGTTTAGGAACAAACATTTAGGGATTAAACATTCAGGAAGAGTTTTAAGAATGAAATGTAGTCCTATTCCTGCATTATATAGGATTTCAGCTGTTTAACAGTCTGGGGTCTTCTTAATCATggttttcattccatgatgcacccagTTTGACAGGACTGGACTGCAGATAGGCCATTTTAGAACCTGGACTCATCCTCTaaggagaaatactgtttaaatatgggCAGAActaattttggcat
This portion of the Alosa sapidissima isolate fAloSap1 chromosome 22, fAloSap1.pri, whole genome shotgun sequence genome encodes:
- the LOC121696982 gene encoding solute carrier family 22 member 5-like yields the protein MREYDEITSFLGTWGPFQKLVFFSLAFSILPNGFTGIYIVFVADTPPHECLVPEESNISESWRNVSIPLVVQDGLVKRSSCSRYSLDQLRNFSLLNYVPDVDVNVSQIQQESCLDGWKYSKDIYQSTIVTEWDLVCENEYKVPLTSSLFYGGSLVGTFLSGQMSDRVGRRPMLFVMMVVQTVTTFAQIFSWNWEIFAVFYFCSGMGSISNYLIAYVLGCETLGPAERVVFSSLGVFMSSGLGYMAMPPVAYFLRQWRWLVAAMAASGVLYVPLWWLIPESPRWLLSRGRVEEAEAILRDAARMNKVTVPQVIFTPDEIENFLGNKEKKYSILDVLRSVNVCSIVGICAVLWMVITLAYFSLILNTSNLAGSPYLNAFLSAVVEVPAYIIAMLLLKFCSRHVCQSSTLLLGGAIVLFICFIPTDLPDLAIFFEMVGKFGITAAFCVVYSVTSELFPTVLRNTAMGICSTAARIASILSSFIIYLGKIYKFLPYIIMGSLAIFGGLLCLLLPETYGKALPETITEMQTMKGLKKNKAPDLDIGHRQYVQKEEKF